The Pelodiscus sinensis isolate JC-2024 chromosome 4, ASM4963464v1, whole genome shotgun sequence genomic sequence ttaGCACAACTGAAGACCACACTGCATAAGGAAAGCATTTAGCATCGGTGTGTCCTACAGTTTTGTTTTTATGGGCTATTGgttaaaatagggatgttagagtttatCGGATTAACCAGTTAAGCTttgccccactcctgggggggggggggggcgggggcgggggcagcttcGCAGCAGCAACTCCTCAGGAGTGGAGCCAGCATCCCCTCATgctgctttgctgcaggctctgcagcctgaaGCTTATTAAaactttacactgcagagcccccAGTTTGTATAATCGATTTTTAGTGGTTATCCGGTTACCTTATTAAATGACTTTCAACATCCCTCGTTTACAACACGCTAACTAGTTGAGATAAACCCTAGTCAGGAGTCTAGGGTTTAACGTGATCAGCTAACATGTTAGGGCTACAATTTGCCTTGTCTACCGTGGGATTTTAGCACTtaactgcaggttgaacctccctggtctgggaccggcgaatttgccagaccagaggggaTCAATACACCTGGGTCTCTGCATTTCCTCCTGGCTGCCCACTGCTGCCCGGGGCTCTGCTCTCccaatgggggcagagggctcctcTACCCTCCTGCAGATCTGTTGTCACCCAGAgctctgctttttttccccacagctctgctgctgcctgggagggCTCCATGCTCTGCCCGGTGGCCCCGCTACTGCCACGGACTCTTCCCAGCAGCTTGCGCTCTGCCTGGCGGTCCTGTTACCATCAGGgacactcccaggctgcagcagggctgctgggaacTCCCATGCTCCTCCTGTCCTAGTCTGGTAATGCTCCTGGTCCCACGGGGTCACCCCAACAATGCCAGACCGGGgtgttgctggactagggagtGTCAACTTGTAACCAGTTAAAACCAGACCCTTTTTCCTAAGCTGAAGTTACACTCCGCGCGGGGGGGATGGACAAAACAGAAATTGGCTGGGCTGCCCATTCAGGGTCAATTTTTTCCAAGCAAAGGGGGCTTAACCAACAAGAAAGAACAGTGTTAGCATCCCTGTGTCCTCTTAGGAAAGATCTTCATCTCTAGCGTGCAGAGTCAGGAGATCTAAGAAAAGTCAAGTCCCTGTCCATACAGATCTTGGCTTCTCTACTGAGTATAATATAAAGAAATCAAATCAAGATGAGTTGAGACCTAAAAATAATTAGCATATGATGCTTTGGTAattgaaaaatgttttgatttcagaTCTTGTTCTGGGCCTGAGACACTCCCAGTGAAGTCTATTGCCTTCAAGAGAGATTTGGAGTAGGCATTTTGGCAGTAGGTTTTGCTCCCCACTACTAAGGATTCTAGTGATGTAATCGTATGGCAACAGGTAGGAGGGTTTCATTGCTGGTCTTAACGCACATTTCTGGCAAAGTGCCTAATATTTTTTAGCAGTAGAGTAACAGATCCCAGCATCTATTCAGTACACTTTAAAATATTGTGCTTTATATCAGAATTACTCCATTCTTGGACTCAATTATCCACCCCACCATCCCACTAATGGTATGCTTCTTTGGCACTCATCATACCCTGCATTGCAGGAAGTGGTTTGTGATTATCAGACGAAATTATACTACAGAAGAACAAAATATTAACCTGAGGCCAGACTGAATAGGACTGCACATTTGTAATTGACTTGGAAGAATATATTTTTGAGATATTCAGGAAATGGTAACAAAGGCATACAAATTCTATTTAAACAGTATTAAAGATATGGCAGAGCCCAAGAAAATACAACATTCCTTATCCTAAGCAGTTTTAATGTGCACATCCCCATAGAATTTAGGAGCCTATTATTGAACACTGTTCATATGCAGAAATAACTTGTAGCAAGACAATTATCTGTATAGATGGATGATGGGACTTGTTACCTGGATCTCATTTCTTCTTACAAAGGAAGGTTCATTAATGGGACCCTTTGCAGGGCTTCAATAGGATTTGGTTCCACATTTGTGAGGGAACTTACCAAGCAGGGGTGGGTCTGTTGGGCTTGGAAAAGGGAAGAACTCACATTAGTCCTCTTGCAACAAAACTCTAAGTAGCTGCTGCACTCTAAGAATGTATTCAGTCAATGGAACTTCAAACACTTGCTACCCCAGGGCACTGTCTCCCAGGATTACTTGGAAAAGAGAACAGCCTGAAATGTTATGTGCTGTAGATTGTTCATTCCCCACatgttggctatgtctatactgtgggtttttttgatatcccaaaaaaaaaccactttgttCAGGGAACACGTTTGCACTTTTGAGGAAGTGCAAACAcactttcagaagcccctgtattcctccttccacgaggaagggggcttccaaaagagggggtttttccgacatttggcccagtctagacaggccaaatgttggaaaagcctcgtctgacaaaagaatcggaaaaagctatgcaaaatgcggagcgctttttgtgtagctttttccgacaaaaacttgtagtctagacctagccattGCCTGCACTTTGGGGTAGTCTCTCTTTCTAGGGAATTGATATTAACCTAAAACCTAATTAAGATAAGCAATATCCTCTGAACATATTCCACTCACTTTGGTTTCAGAATATTCCAAGGACACACAGAATCCTAAAATTCTGCTCAATATACTAGATGCTTAAACCCCTCACTCACTAACTTCCACAACTTTATATAGGGTAACACACAGTTCAATTAGGTTGTCATTTATGAAGAATGTATGTAAGTTATCTAGACACTGCCAAAAAATAGCTTGATCTCTCCAATCAACTTAGATTTTAAGGTTTAAATCTACAAGTAAAAGGGCGTACATAGTTGTTACAGTCTCACCTCGCTGCAGAAAGAGCTGGTAGGTAGAAAGAAACATTTAGCAAAATGGAAGGGCACAAACAAATTTAAGCATTAATGGTTTCAGCTCATCAAAGGTGATGTACAAAGCTATTCTACTAGGATGGTATCAACATTTTCTGGAGCACTATCAGACTCTAATGCACACGATGAATCCAAGTGATCTGTAGAGAGCCTGGAACTCTTTACTGTGCAATCAGACCAACTGTCACAATAAGGATGAAACCTGTGGGCTACTGGGTTACCAAACCTCTGGCATCGGTTGTATTTGTATTGTTTCCctttgtgtgtgtacatgtgttcCAGCAACTGGCTCTTTCTGAGAAATTTATGGCCACAGACActgcaactgatttttctctttcttgAAAAAGAAAAGTTGCAGTTTAACTCCATAGGCTCTGCGTCTTTGGAGATTAGTGACAACTGGCCATACTGTAATGGCTCTGTGTTACTATGGCTTGGATGTTCTGACGAATGCTCATTCTCTTTCATTAGGAAGGTACCCAGCCGGTGACTTTCAGTAGCTTCCCCCTTTTCAGTTATAGGCTGCACTTCACCAAGGTCGTTACTTTCCAAGATGGAGGCTGGCACACCAAAGGGAAGTGAGTCTGACACATGAGTGTGCAGGTGTTCCCGCAAATTGACACGGGAATCAAAACGTTCCCCACAGTAATGACATAAGTGCATTTTGAGATTAGTTTTAGAAACATCTGGAGAGGGTGATGTATGACTCTGGGACACCACTGGCTCGGGGTCACACTTCTCCTGCTTTATGGACACAGATGATTTCTGAAGTTCCTCCACTGGcttggcagccccagctgcttggGCCGAAGGATGGGTGATCTGTTGTTCAAGAGTGCCATCATCTAGTCCAATGGCAAGTGAGAGCTGTAACTGTGGGTGGTCACCCTGGTTTGCAGATCTATTGCTGGCATTTATCCGATTTTCTTTTGCACCAAGACCTTCTGTTGTTGCTTTGTGTGCGGTTGAGATCTGAATTCCATACAAGTTTGAAGACTGCACCGTCTCTGGTGAAAATATCTGGTTCATTTTAACTGCAATATGGGAAAGGTAGTCTGCATGGAGAAATCGAATGCCCTCCTCTAGCCGGCTGGGGTTGACTGTCTGCTTTGGACCTTTTCCAGTGTACATAATGTGCAACAAGTAGCTGAATATGTCTGGTTGGATATCTGTAGGCTGAATCTTTATGCATTcactgttaaaaacaaaacacgaTTAAATATATGTGTTTCACCAAATGATAGTCCTGGCCATTATTTAAGCATTCATCTGGCCATGTACTTTGGCTACCTTTCCCAGATTCAGACACGTGCACAAAAAGAAGGACATGGCCATAATTTACATGGGCAATTATAGTGACTGCATGCGTAACTGCATTAATTGTGCACAATGTGACCAGCTAGCCATGCACTCAGTCATTTGCACATGCAATGAGACTCTACCTGCCCCTGCAGTAATTGTTTGCAAATTATGAGTTCACATATGGTGTGCAGTTCTGAAAATCTAGGCCTTATTTAAGACTTATTTAAATAATACTACATTCAACAATTTCAACAGGGTGgactgatttaaatgaaaaatgattTAAACCACCAATcttaatcacaatttaaaatgAGCAAGGAGGAAACCTTGATGTAAATCAtcaattttaaatgtgttttgcatttgtactttttagCTATTTTCCTCATTGCTTGATGACCATTAAAAAgaatactagaagtggaagggacctggagaggtcctcaagtccagccccttgcacttatggcaggaccaagcaccatccctgacagatgtttatctaatctgctcttaaatatctccagtgatggagatttcacaacctctgtCATGATCTGAGCTGATGCCCTCAGCAGTGTTAAGACCTGGCCTGGTGTATGACAGTGATATATTCAGCAGGATGCACAGAACCCGGTCAATTgagttttggatcaggaccccacgctatTCTAAATCTGATTTTGAAATGGAGAGTTTGGTTGGttgaagaggcatttctggactcaATTACTTAGAACATTCTGTATGTCAGTCATGGCACTCCACAGATGTGGAAGGTTTTGTTTACTTTTCATGTATTCATTAGTCTAGTCAAGTGTGCATATATGTATTTACTATGTTTTCTCTCagacctccaggaaaaaaaatcacagccagtgtggccagaAGCTGTCCAGCACTGTCTATGATTTGGGGGGGGAGTGATCAtgggggttagccagcagcctggggacaaaGGGGTTAACCTTATCtaagtcaggtagattcagccaataggaaggTAGGTAGGAATTtaaaactaggacaaaggaatgttcagtttctccctcctttgtcctgggcagtttctctccatctgctgagggggacagacagaatgtctccctccaagaatagactcttcactcttctgtaagtagggtaaagtttagataaatctgttaggttttattgttttatggtttgggaaatgggatctgatgtctgtgcattaaaaatgctttttgctcTCTTTCGTAACTAAGTTCCTCGCCCCATGGTGggtttctcctccatgagtaCGTTACTtagttacttttccatctagtcattatgcttataACAGAAATATTGTACtgatgataaaagttctttctcttttcttttcttaacctggcattggttaatttttgtgtgtcctgctttgtactttagggggtgagatttcccaagtgatctctcccctgattttcttatcaatacagtaattcctcatttaacgctatagatatgtttcagaaaatgatcgtgttaagtgaaaaagTGTTATatagggtcaattttcccattgaaaataatggaaaaggtgggggttgcatttcaagcagtggtgtctattgggactgggacataatgttgggggggaaaaggggctgggttacagcgggggggggggggaggaggagtgttcggtctggggaagggaaggagaggagaggggagggggattgggttgggaatatgcccctgtgatgggtctgccaggacccgcactgcgtccagcgaggggggggtcaccggggaacggcGCGGCAAACCCTCctccactttgcagggaggtgggggaagccctgtggAGCTGCtggcaatgggccggctggggaaatcgtgttattctggggacggtcgtgtaattcaaaaaacattccctaaaaaaaaaatcgtgctaatgtgaaaacgtgttaagcgggcacgtgttaaatgaggaattactgcacttgggtggtggcagcggagtttttatccccaaaatctaggttaagattttaGGGGGAAGgttttaccaaagcctggaaagataaggttttggggtacttttgcgggcctcCACCTCtgatttatcatgccagagtggagaaggagccttgacaaactccctaggcaatttatttcagtgcttaacaactctgataggaagttttttctaatgtccaacctaaacttcccttgctgcaatttaagcccattgcttcttgttctatcaccagaggccaaggaaaacaatttttctccctcctctttgtaatacccttttagatacaagaaaactgctatcatgtcccctctcaatctcatcttaactaaacaaacccaattctttcagtcttctgtcATAGGtcattctagacctttaataatttttgttgctcttctctggaccttctccaattttctccacatcgttctgaaatgttgtgcccagaactgcacacactaCTCCCATTGAGGCCTagtcaatgcagagtagagcaaaattacttcttgtgtctttcttataacattcctgttaatgcatcccagaatgaagtttgattttcttgcaagtgtcacaccgttgactcatatttagcttgtgatccactatgaccccatgatccctttctgcaatactccttcctagacagttgcttctcattttgtatatatgaaactgattgtcctcattgaatttcattctatttacctcagaccatttctccagtttgtccagatcatttttaattataatcctatcctccaaaacacttgcaaaccCTCTCATGTTAATTTGCAACTGAATATAGCTTTTACTCTAAATGTCTTTTTTTGATAGCCAAGAAGGTACACTATATggatatacatttattttaagtaATTACATAAATTAACTtacatttattcagattcttGATTGCATTTATTACATTAGAAAATGGTGCATGATGTATTTCTTAACTAGATGATTACTTTCTTAACTGATGTGTcaaatagcattttaaaattgaaattaaataaaactaccttaaatgtgcAGGATATAAGAAAAAGTGCATTAAAATTAGTAAAACCTATATTAAAAACTAGCTAATTTATTAAACAAGGGAAATAAATGTCTAGTTCGAGACTTGAGCAGATATCTGGTCACTGTCCTTAAATTTCATAACAAATTGATCTCATGCTTCAACACATTTTTATTCATAGTTTAGAAAATGAAGACAGCTTTCCTGTTCTGCTTAATTTTGAATGAACTAGTCATTGAAACCGAACAAactgaataaactgaaatgaagaaaatacccTCACTGCACCTGCAAAAGAGGGAACTGCTTTCAAAGGCTAATTTAAACATTCAGCAAACTCTGGATCCAGGTGATGACAGAGACTTCCATTGGTTCATTGGTGTGACTTCAAAACGTGGCAGAAAAATATGACTGCTttggtattatttttatttaatttgcttCATTAGATTATAAATTTAAGCATTAAAATATGTTgtcatttcaaaactatttttaaataagttttttttaaatggccctgtatttaattgaaataaaaaaaacagcaaCATGTCCCAATGTCAATATAATCAAATGATATTGATTATAAAGAACACTCAGCACTAATCTTACTTCCAGCCAACAAATCACTTAAAACATTTTAATCTAAGAGACTTCAACAGAGACCTCACAGAGACTAAAATCACAGACAACTCCTCCATgtcagaggcaggaggagaattCAGAAGGTATCCCTAGTAATTACAAAAAACTGACACCTTCACAACCACTTTGTACCCAACTGAGAAGCAGCATCTGTATGTCACCAGGAGGCACTGGTACACTGTGTTCTATGACACCTGAAATGAATTGATAGTCTGTTCACTGTAAGTGCCTACAGCACAACATGGCACTAACCATCACCCTGGCTAGTAAAGACAACAATAAAGATGTGAACTGAATGAGTTTGGAAACTGAACTACACTGGTCTCCCCAGAGCCATTTGGGGGGAAGCTTGTCTAGATGTCAGATGGGCAtgctctaaggatgttaagaagtgggtaattgactaatcgtgtagtcaatacaatttgtatcaaatacacaattagttgataaggggaggtGTGAGCGCCCGGCACCTATTGCACTTAAACTGAAGAGCTGAAGCAGGtgtagctcccagacccggcacaagccaagtcccagactgctgcacctctgcattttaaatgttttaggagccacccagctcttactccatttaaaatgcaaagccacagcaggggtagatccaggacctggcgcaagccggtAGTGAGTGGTCCCAGCTTGCTCCGGGTCATAGACTGCTGCATCTCTGTCTCCTCTGTggaaacagtgctgggggggaaccggcttttaagcagatttctctccctccccccctccaacaccagctcctgctcccccctcttgctggTGGGGGGACAAGTGAGTacttgagtagtgactcgactatccgataagcctaggcttatcaggtagtcgactacttgatgagttgcttacatccctagcatgcTCTATGGATAAATACAATGTTAATTCCCAGGCCTTATAGGTACACAAACTCTAAactcacattttattttgaaaacctCAGCGTTGGCTCAAAAGGTAAATATTTCTACATACACACATCTTCAGTAAACCATTCCAGGCATTTGCCATTTAAGAACACTGTGATATCTCTaactttttgtttttctgttcacCCCAAATTAAATGCGGAGCAATGCCAGATGTTGGACCTGAACTTTGGCTGATGAAGCAAGTTAAGACCATAATGACTAAAGGTAAGATTTTGTCacggatatttttagtaaaagtcagggacaggtcacagtcaataaagaaaaattcatggaagcccatgacctgtccctgacttttattaaaaatattcataCCAAAATAGGCCCCATCACCCATGGGAGTTCAGAGCTCTAGGGTTCTCCTCCCTCTCTGGCTCAGGGCTGCaagcagagctggtcttagggctGGGTAAacagggcggctgcccagggccaCCATTTTCAAGAGGCCACTGCCGGAAGCCTGCTCGGGACACAtgacaattaaaggggccatgaccgcatttcagcctcccttcccccccccgggggctgacaattggttaggaccagccctggATGCAGGGGCCTGCCAGGAGTTGAGGAGTTCCCCACTGCTGGTAGCTGATGGGAGCTCCAGGGTCTTCCTGGCCACTTACGGCAGCTAAGAACTGCAAAATACCTCTTCCATCCATAGTGGCTCTGAGCTTGGGGGCCCCTGCTGCCTCAGGTGGTGGGGTATTCtgccactcccagccacctgcaaGCTGAAGTAAGGGGGGTCTTTGGAAGTCACAGATTTCatgacttctgcatcctccaTGACAAAATTGTAGCCTTAATAATGACTTTCGGACACCATGGAAATGAACTAGTTTTAGAGAGTTACATTCCCTTAATTTTTTTTGTGTGACCAATCCCAAGCCATCTAGTCCAGGCACGTCAAACAGGCCCAGTTGAAATTTTTTGCGGCCCGCCACTACATTTCTGTAAAAGAATAAATTGGCCCGCTGGCCGCTCGGAGCACGTGGTCGAGTGCGGATCACAGCCGGCCACTCTGCGCATGGCACAGCACTGATTGCTCAGGAGCGACCGGGC encodes the following:
- the ZBTB25 gene encoding zinc finger and BTB domain-containing protein 25 isoform X4 — its product is MRDAPGAGACPSQGHLRGPSTAQAGVSPRECIKIQPTDIQPDIFSYLLHIMYTGKGPKQTVNPSRLEEGIRFLHADYLSHIAVKMNQIFSPETVQSSNLYGIQISTAHKATTEGLGAKENRINASNRSANQGDHPQLQLSLAIGLDDGTLEQQITHPSAQAAGAAKPVEELQKSSVSIKQEKCDPEPVVSQSHTSPSPDVSKTNLKMHLCHYCGERFDSRVNLREHLHTHVSDSLPFGVPASILESNDLGEVQPITEKGEATESHRLGTFLMKENEHSSEHPSHSNTEPLQYGQLSLISKDAEPMELNCNFSFSRKRKISCSVCGHKFLRKSQLLEHMYTHKGKQYKYNRCQRFGNPVAHRFHPYCDSWSDCTVKSSRLSTDHLDSSCALESDSAPENVDTILVE
- the ZBTB25 gene encoding zinc finger and BTB domain-containing protein 25 isoform X3, encoding MGNTMDTASHSLVLLQQLNMQREFGFLCDCTVAIGDVYFKAHRAVLAAFSNYFKMIFIHQTSECIKIQPTDIQPDIFSYLLHIMYTGKGPKQTVNPSRLEEGIRFLHADYLSHIAVKMNQIFSPETVQSSNLYGIQISTAHKATTEGLGAKENRINASNRSANQGDHPQLQLSLAIGLDDGTLEQQITHPSAQAAGAAKPVEELQKSSVSIKQEKCDPEPVVSQSHTSPSPDVSKTNLKMHLCHYCGERFDSRVNLREHLHTHVSDSLPFGVPASILESNDLGEVQPITEKGEATESHRLGTFLMKENEHSSEHPSHSNTEPLQYGQLSLISKDAEPMELNCNFSFSRKRKISCSVCGHKFLRKSQLLEHMYTHKGKQYKYNRCQRFGNPVAHRFHPYCDSWSDCTVKSSRLSTDHLDSSCALESDSAPENVDTILVE
- the ZBTB25 gene encoding zinc finger and BTB domain-containing protein 25 isoform X1 yields the protein MRDAPGAGACPSQGHLRGPSTAQAGVSPRNTMDTASHSLVLLQQLNMQREFGFLCDCTVAIGDVYFKAHRAVLAAFSNYFKMIFIHQTSECIKIQPTDIQPDIFSYLLHIMYTGKGPKQTVNPSRLEEGIRFLHADYLSHIAVKMNQIFSPETVQSSNLYGIQISTAHKATTEGLGAKENRINASNRSANQGDHPQLQLSLAIGLDDGTLEQQITHPSAQAAGAAKPVEELQKSSVSIKQEKCDPEPVVSQSHTSPSPDVSKTNLKMHLCHYCGERFDSRVNLREHLHTHVSDSLPFGVPASILESNDLGEVQPITEKGEATESHRLGTFLMKENEHSSEHPSHSNTEPLQYGQLSLISKDAEPMELNCNFSFSRKRKISCSVCGHKFLRKSQLLEHMYTHKGKQYKYNRCQRFGNPVAHRFHPYCDSWSDCTVKSSRLSTDHLDSSCALESDSAPENVDTILVE
- the ZBTB25 gene encoding zinc finger and BTB domain-containing protein 25 isoform X2; protein product: MCIKRASDVVGSIDEIACAMTRNTMDTASHSLVLLQQLNMQREFGFLCDCTVAIGDVYFKAHRAVLAAFSNYFKMIFIHQTSECIKIQPTDIQPDIFSYLLHIMYTGKGPKQTVNPSRLEEGIRFLHADYLSHIAVKMNQIFSPETVQSSNLYGIQISTAHKATTEGLGAKENRINASNRSANQGDHPQLQLSLAIGLDDGTLEQQITHPSAQAAGAAKPVEELQKSSVSIKQEKCDPEPVVSQSHTSPSPDVSKTNLKMHLCHYCGERFDSRVNLREHLHTHVSDSLPFGVPASILESNDLGEVQPITEKGEATESHRLGTFLMKENEHSSEHPSHSNTEPLQYGQLSLISKDAEPMELNCNFSFSRKRKISCSVCGHKFLRKSQLLEHMYTHKGKQYKYNRCQRFGNPVAHRFHPYCDSWSDCTVKSSRLSTDHLDSSCALESDSAPENVDTILVE